The DNA sequence TCGTCTCCACCGTCGTGCCACAGGTGACCATCGATTTCCTCCACGAATCCCAGCAGGATATTGTACGCGCGCAGCCGTCCACGCTGCTGCTGCAGAGGCGTCACCGCGTCCTCGTCGGGGTGGACCCTGACCAGCCCCACCACCAGCTGCATGCCTCGCGCCCGGATGCTCTCCCCCACCAGCATCGCTTTCTCCAGGGCCTCTGCCACCGCCACCCGCGAGGGCACCAGCCAGGCGCAGGGCACACCCTGGGCACGCAGGCGCCCGTATACGCGACGCAGGCAGGTGAGGGCATGGGAGGTCTTCCCCTGCCGGTACAGGCCCAGGTGGAACTCCACCACCCGCTCAGGATCGGGAATGCCGGAGTAATCGTGCACGTAAAGGTCAAGCAGGGGGACGCCGACCTCCCGGTAGGTCTCCTCCACCACCCGGCGGTCCATGGTGTCCACGCTCACCCGGCCCAGGGAGCTGCGGTCCTGCACCCGAAACAGGGAGGCATACAGCCACATGGCCGAGTACGGGATGTACAGGGCGGGCACGCTGGCCCGCACCTCCGCCACCGTGCGCTGATAGGCCAGGGGACCGGTGAAGAGCACCACCTCCGCCTGCTGGGCGGCCCGTCCGTAAAGCTCCGGCGCCTGCGCCTCATGCTCGTAAGCCATGGGCAGCACCCGCACTCCGGGAATGCCGCCGGCGACGCCGGCGGCCTGGTCCACCATGTCGGCCGGCCCGATCACCGCCACGCGCACCGGCCTGGGCATCCGGTTTCCCTCCCGCTGAATTTGTCACCTGTCCCTTTATGGACCCGAAATCTTCTATTCGCCGCGCCCGGCTGGAATTCCTCCTCCCGGCCCCCCGCCCCCGCCCGTGCACCCGCGCCCGCCCGCGCTATCCCGCGCCCGCCCGTGCTACCCCGCGCCGGGAGGCGGGGCTCCGCCCCGAGCGCGCCGGCCCCGAGGTGCAGGGGAAAGGTGGCGACCCGCCGAAGACCATCTGCGCCCGCGCGAAGACGGCGCTCGGAGGAGGCAACCGCCCATGAAATGCTCAGCGCGTCATCGAACTCATGGAACGATGGCGGCCGGAAGTGGTAATCAACGTGGGCCAGGCGGGGGGCCGTTCGGACATTGCGGTCGAGCGCGTCGCCATCAACCTGCGCGACTACGGGATGCCCGACAACGCCCACCAGCAGCCGCGGGACGAACCCATAAGCCATGGGGCTCCGGAGCCTCCGGAACGGATTCATCCACATCCCCCTGCTCCCGGAGCAGGCAGCGAAATCCACTCCCCCCCGACCCAGCATGTCCCTGGCCACCATGGTGGAGGCCCTCAAGATCGCCATGGCCGAATCCGTACGGGCCCTGCAGGAATGAGGCGCCCGGGCGCGAAGATGCAAGAAAGCCGCGCAAGAGGCGCCGCAACGCGAAGATGCAGGAAGGCCGCAACAGGGCGCCGGCGCGGGCCCACGGGGGGGAGAGAATGAAGCAGGGAACGCCAACCCGGCCCTCGCAGCTGGCCGCAGACATCCCGCCTTTCATCGTGATGGACGTGATGGAGAAGGCCCAGGCCATAGGGAAAGAGGGCCCTCCCGTCATCCACCTGGAAGTGGGGGAACCGGACTTCGACACCCCGCCCCCCATCAAGGAAGCCGCCGCCCGCGCTCTGGCGGCGGGCCACACCCACTATACCCACAGTCTGGGGCTCCCCGAGCTGCGGGAAGAGATATGCGCTTACTACAGGCGGGAGTACGGGGTGGAGATCACTCCGGACCGCATCATCGTCACCTCCGGGACCTCGCCCGCCATGTTGCTGGTCTTTGCAGCCATCCTGGACCCCGGCGACGAGGTCATCCTCCCCGACCCTCACTACGCGTGCTACCCCAACACCATCCGCTTCGCAGGGGGAACCCCCGCCTGCGTCACCCTCCGCGAGGAGGAGGGATTCCGGTACCATCCCCAGGCCATCCGCGCCCGCATTGGCCCTCGCACCAGGGCCATCCTCATCAACTCCCCGGCCAATCCCACTGGCATCGTGCTCTCGCCGGAGCAGCTTGCTGAGCTGGCAGACCTCGGCATCCTGGTGGTGTCCGACGAGATCTACCACGGTCTGGTCTACGGCGACCAGGCCCACTCGCTGCTCGAATACACCGACCGCTGCGTGGTGATCAACGGCTTTTCCAAGCTGTACGCCATGACCGGATGGCGGCTCGGGTATGCCATCGTCCCTCCCGAGCTGGTGCGTCCGGTGCAGAAGCTGCAGCAGAACCTGATGATATGCGCCTCCTCGGTGGCCCAGCATGCCGCCCTGGCGGCTTTCGGCGCGTGCGGGCCATACGTCCGGGAAATGGTGCGTACCTACGACGCCCGCCGCCGGCACCTGGTGGCGCGCCTGCGGGAAATCGGGTTTGGAGTGGCCGTCGAGCCCACGGGGGCGTTTTACGTCCTGGCCAACGCCCGCAGGTTCTCCACCGACTCCTACGGCTTCGCCATGGAACTGCTCGAGCAAACCCGGGTGGCGGTGGCCCCCGGCATCGACTTTGGCCAGAACGCGGAAGGGTATCTCAGGTTCTCCTACGCCAATTCCCTGGACAACATCGAAGAAGGGCTGCGTCGCCTTGACGCCTATCTGGACGGCCGTTCCCGGACGACCGGGGCCTGACAGGGGCGCGCCCGATGGGCGCAGGGCCGACGCGCGCCCGGCCCGCTGCCCCGGCGTGAGCGGGCCTGATGCGCGCGGGCGCGGCGGTAATGCCCCATCCCACGACTGCTGGAGGTTGAGACATTGCCGGAGGCAAACACCGTGATCGTGGCAGTTTTTGGCGCCCACCAGTGCTCGGCGGAAGTTTACCAGGCGGCCCGCCTGGTGGGGCAGGGTATCGCCCGGGCGGGCGCCATCCTGGTGTGTGGCGGGACCACGGGCGTCATGGAGGCCGCCTGCCGGGGAGCCAAAGAAGCGGGAGGCCTCACCGTGGGCATCCTGCCGGGGGACTCCCGTGAACAGGCCAACCCCTACGTGGACATCCCCATCGTGACGGGGCTGGGCGACGCCCGCAATGTGATCATCGCCCGGTCCTGCCACGCAGCCATCGCCATCTCCGGCGGCTACGGTACCCTGTCGGAAATTGCCTTCGCCCTCAAGTTCGGGCTCCCCGCGGTAGGGCTGGGAACCTGGTCCCTCGCCCGGGAAGGCATCAAGGTGCCTCTGGTGCCGGCGAGCAGCCCCCACGATGCCGTGGAGAAGGCGCTGGCCGCCGCCCGCGGCAACGCGAGGCGCTGGCCGCCGCCCGCGGTAGCAGGAGGCCCTGATTCGGCCCCCGCCAGCCCACCGGGAGCGTGCTGCCTCAACTGAGCAGGTCGATACAGGGCGAGCGGGCGGGTAGCCCGGGCCGGGCACGCCGGGGCATGACGTCTCAGTTCAGCCGCTCGATGCGGGGGCGGAAGCCCAGGCGGTCGAGCATTTCCTCGTAGTCCCGGGCGGTAAGTTCTTCGGGGCGACGTCCCGACAGGGCCACCATGACGGCCTGCATGACGTTGGTACCAAAAGAGCGGCCGTCGTATTCCGGCGTGGTGGTGACCAGCAAGCTCACCCCGCACGCCCGCAGCGCCTCCACGTCGGCAGGCGTGACGGTATTGGTGATGATGATTTTGCCCGGCAGGTGATCGGGCATGTGGTGGGCGATGAAGAGGTAGTCGCCGGCGATGATCTCCGCCCGTTCGTAATAGGCAGTGAAGCGGGGGCGCCTTTCCTTCTGTTTCTTTCCCGTGGGGTACAAGAGGCGAAACGGCAACTGGACGATGACGGGAGCCAACACCCTGGCCAGAAGATCGAGAGAGCGCAGCGTGTGCAGGGGAACAGGTACGCCCAGCCCGAACATGAGGTCACCCAGGATCAGCCTGCACCCCGCCCGTACCATTGCTTCGGCCATCCCGAACCGGTCCATGGCCGAAACCATGAGCACGGTCTTTCCCCGCAGGGGCAGGCCGTATTCTTCAACCAGGTAGCTGATGACGCGCCGCTCCAGGGTATCTTTGAGCCCGCAACCGTCCACCATGGGGGTAATTCTGGCCGCCCGCGCGATGGGCACGGCGTCCCGGATGCGATACCTGTGCCTGCCCGCCTGCAGGTATAGGTCGATGCCGCCCATGCCGAAGGCATCCACCTGCCCGTCCAGCTCCCTCACCAGGGCGATGGCCTTGCTGATGTCGCCATCCGTCCCCCGCCGTTCCAGGATCACCTGCCGCCCCAGGAACTCTGCCCGGGCCAGGTGGTCCCGGGTGCTGGAACCCAGGGAAATCGACACCACCCGTGCGGTCCCGTCAGCGCCCGGCATTTTCCGCCCCCACTACCACTCGATGGGTGTGCACACGCATGTGCACACCCATCCTAGCGCACACCCGCCCTTCTGTCAATCCTGTCCCCGAGGCAAGCACTGGGTGTGCGCCGCGCGTGCGCGAGGCCTGCGGGCAATGCCCTGGCCAGGCCCGCGCGGGCCGGCGCCTGCGCGTGGGGCCTGCGACGGGACGATACCGTTATACCGTTCGACAGACCCTGCGATCGGAGTCACCGGATGCGGAAACCAGGCTCGCCGTGGGGTGTCTCCCAGTCCACCTCCACTCCGGCCACGCGGGCACCCGGGGGTCCCTGCCGGCACCATGCCAGGCAGGCCTCAACTGCCGGCCGCGGGCCCTCGAACACAGCCTCCACCCTGCCGTCGGGCAGGTTCCTCACCCACCCCGCCACCCCCGACCGCCGGGCCAGCTCGCGGGCATGGGCGCGGAAGAACACGCCCTGCACCCGTCCCGATATGTAGGCGTGGGCGCGTACCGTCTCGCCCTCATGCCCCAAACCGCCCATTCCCTGCTCCCTCCGCGTAGATTATACCGCGCCGGGGAGGACGGGCCCCCGGCCGGGCGATAAGGCGGCGGCGAGGCCAGACCACCCCCCGGGCGGCACGGAACCGGCGAGCCCGCGCCCACCGGTCCCGGGCTCCTCAGGTCCGGATGGCGACCAGAAGGTATCCCGCGGGTCCGTCGGTGAGGGTGATCTCGCGGAGGCCGGCGTGCCTGAGCAGGAGGAGCATGGTGTGGTGATCGGGGAGCAGGTGATCGGCCACCGCCCCTCCCAGCCCGCGGTGGAAGTGGTTGATGGCCTCCCGGCTCTCCGCATGCCCGATGACCAGGCGCCCCCCGGGCGACAGCACCCGGGCCATCTCGGCCATGGCCCTGCCCTGGTCGGGGAAGTGGGGGAAAGCGGAGTAGCAGACCACCACCCGGCAGGTACCATCGGGCAGGGGAATGGCCTCCGCCGGGGCACAAAGATACGTTGCATCAGGGAACCTGACCCGCGCCCGCTCCAGCATGGCGGGAGAGATGTCCAGGGCGTAGACGCGACCCTCCCGCCCCACCAGCTCGCCCAGGCCTGGCAGCAGCACTCCGGTCCCGCAGCCCACGTCCAGTACGGTCTCGCCCCGCCCCAGACCGGTGGCGGCCAGCATCCGCCGGATGAAGGCATGGGCGACCGTCACCTTCTCGTCCCAGGTGGCCGCCGCCCGGTCGAAGAAGGCCTGCAGATGCCGATACGGTTCTTCGCTCACGGGCGGGAGGGCACGGCTCGCTTTCCCACCAGGAGGACGGCCGCGCTCCGTTCCACCAGGGAAACCACCAGTGGGATGAGCACCAGTTGGAGCACCACCCCGGGCAACGACTGGCTGACGGCAAGGGTGAGGGGCGCGAGCAGGGGAATCTGCTTGAACCCGAAGAGGGGCAGAACGAGGTATCCCAGGAAGCCGTAAACCAGTCTGCCCGCCGCCATGGCCACCAGCAGGGAAGGATACGGGTCTGCGAGTATTCCTGCCGCATGGGCACCACCAGACACCCTGAGAAGTCTCGTTCACACCGCTGAGAAGCCAGGTTCCCAACCTCCATCTCGCTCGGCGGGACCAGACGCCGCCGTCGCGCCGGGTCCGGCGCCCGCCGACCCCACGAAGCGCAGCGCTGCCGCCCGCGCCGTCCCCTGCGCACCGCCCGGCCAGCCCACCGGCTGGCGGGGGGGATCGGGCCTCCTGCACCTGCATGCCTGGCACGAGAATTGCGCTATGCACCCGCGGACCCACCGCGGGCGGGTCAGACGCGTCGACCGGGCCCGGCGGACCGGCGCGTGCCGCTGCTGCGGCCCGCGGGCCCGACCCGACCGATGCAGGGAAGGAGGCAAGCGCATGGAAAACGAGCCGATGCAGGGCACCCGACCCCTCTTCATGAGCCCGGATGTGGA is a window from the Bacillota bacterium genome containing:
- a CDS encoding pyridoxal phosphate-dependent aminotransferase, with product MKQGTPTRPSQLAADIPPFIVMDVMEKAQAIGKEGPPVIHLEVGEPDFDTPPPIKEAAARALAAGHTHYTHSLGLPELREEICAYYRREYGVEITPDRIIVTSGTSPAMLLVFAAILDPGDEVILPDPHYACYPNTIRFAGGTPACVTLREEEGFRYHPQAIRARIGPRTRAILINSPANPTGIVLSPEQLAELADLGILVVSDEIYHGLVYGDQAHSLLEYTDRCVVINGFSKLYAMTGWRLGYAIVPPELVRPVQKLQQNLMICASSVAQHAALAAFGACGPYVREMVRTYDARRRHLVARLREIGFGVAVEPTGAFYVLANARRFSTDSYGFAMELLEQTRVAVAPGIDFGQNAEGYLRFSYANSLDNIEEGLRRLDAYLDGRSRTTGA
- a CDS encoding TIGR00725 family protein — its product is MIVAVFGAHQCSAEVYQAARLVGQGIARAGAILVCGGTTGVMEAACRGAKEAGGLTVGILPGDSREQANPYVDIPIVTGLGDARNVIIARSCHAAIAISGGYGTLSEIAFALKFGLPAVGLGTWSLAREGIKVPLVPASSPHDAVEKALAAARGNARRWPPPAVAGGPDSAPASPPGACCLN
- a CDS encoding quinate 5-dehydrogenase — its product is MPGADGTARVVSISLGSSTRDHLARAEFLGRQVILERRGTDGDISKAIALVRELDGQVDAFGMGGIDLYLQAGRHRYRIRDAVPIARAARITPMVDGCGLKDTLERRVISYLVEEYGLPLRGKTVLMVSAMDRFGMAEAMVRAGCRLILGDLMFGLGVPVPLHTLRSLDLLARVLAPVIVQLPFRLLYPTGKKQKERRPRFTAYYERAEIIAGDYLFIAHHMPDHLPGKIIITNTVTPADVEALRACGVSLLVTTTPEYDGRSFGTNVMQAVMVALSGRRPEELTARDYEEMLDRLGFRPRIERLN
- a CDS encoding acylphosphatase, which encodes MGGLGHEGETVRAHAYISGRVQGVFFRAHARELARRSGVAGWVRNLPDGRVEAVFEGPRPAVEACLAWCRQGPPGARVAGVEVDWETPHGEPGFRIR
- a CDS encoding methyltransferase domain-containing protein; its protein translation is MSEEPYRHLQAFFDRAAATWDEKVTVAHAFIRRMLAATGLGRGETVLDVGCGTGVLLPGLGELVGREGRVYALDISPAMLERARVRFPDATYLCAPAEAIPLPDGTCRVVVCYSAFPHFPDQGRAMAEMARVLSPGGRLVIGHAESREAINHFHRGLGGAVADHLLPDHHTMLLLLRHAGLREITLTDGPAGYLLVAIRT